The nucleotide window GTTGTGATTTTTATGCTAATGTAGTAAAAATAACCTCAGATTAAGAATATGTTTTAaaagaattcattttaataattaatttataaatttgcaCCAATACTCGGATTCTAATTTGTTCACATccaatttttgtcattttttctgCATATGGTTGTCTCAATTTTTGGTGTTCTGCTTGTAATATGAAGAAGAACcagattttttaacattttggtTATCCTTTTTCGGGAATAAGTTTCAATTCTAAGGTCTCTTTTTGAAAGCTATCTTAACTAAGGTTCTACTCGGTGTATATAGAGAACCAATTACTTACTAATTCATAAGAGCAACAAACACACTCTTTACCACTAGAGCTGGCAATTAGCAAAATTCACTTGGAATATGGATATTTCTAAGACGGTgaagaatattttatattgaattttcatttttttggtacatggaaatgagaatatttattttaattttttgtcttgTATACAAGGACTTGGTTGGCCTTTGATCGTGGCTCACGATTGCtatgtaacaattttttattttattttttatagttattcCAACGaacaaaaattgattaattaattaattaattaatcatacttGGTTAAACAGGCTATCTGTTGAGAAGCTAGCTTCCACTGTGCTTTGGAAACTCTCCACTCCATGCAGCTATACTGAAACGGAATCCTGGTATTCCTTCTAATTCACACCAAAGTCACCACTTTGTCTTGTtaccaatgaatatttttattacgtgttcactgccattaatgacaattgatatatgctatacaaattgtgttcatgatgagtgaaccttagattcccgtttgagattggatgcaatgattcttgcggacagtttgcattaatcattgtattcaatcttgaattgtccgtttggacagtttggggagactgatatttttatagtagattcatgtgttaaggttaaaattattttgtttaatttgatgaaatttcggtaatgcatttctagttgttctctgagtgcatacttgattatcgggaagtTAATTTCACtgatttcatgtcgtgtacttggagaccaatgcgaaatgctgccaaaattttgtcaaatttaacaaaatagaattaaccctgatgtatgaagctaccataaaagacggtcttcctgaatgggatagggtcacacctttaataaaaaagtgagattttcatgcatcgaataactATGAGAGTATGACCGAGTTattacttagatggatcgaagttggatgaatgaaagtcgcatcagcccagaatatgaggaaggcgtcGAGCAATTCTTACAATTTGCTTCACAAAGAGGTCAACcggatgaagatggaaaatattattgtccttgcatcaattgtttgaacgaaagacgacaaatactggatgacatacgagagcatctgttgtgtgatggaattaagagaaattatacaacgtggatatggcatggtgaaatgacagacatgcagagtgggcaaCAAtccgaaccgtttgatgtagaaatgggagatcgcttggaggatatgattcgtgaccttggacaagagtctttccagcaagcacatgcccctgtgtatgaaaGATTGCAGGGTgactcaaagaagcctttgtatccggGGTGCAACAATTCCTTGACGCTATTGTtggcggtgttaagtctggttaatgtcaaggccagatatggatggagtgacaaaagctttacttCATTGCTTCAAATAGTGCACGATCTGCTTCCACAGGAtaacacattgcctaaaagcTACTATCAGGCaaagaagatattgtgtctgatgggtatggagtatcagaagattcatgcttgccctaatgattgcatactgtacagacatgaatttgaagaaatgtcaaaatgccctaggtgtggggcgTCACGGTACAAggtgaaggatgatgaggattgcagttctgatgaaaactcaaagaagggccctccagcgaaggtgttgtggtatctttccatcattccaaggtttaagcgtttaTTTGCTAAtgaggacgacgcaaaagatcttacctggcatgcaaatgggagaaaatCTGATGGAATGATCCGTCATCCAGCTGATTGCTCCCAATGGAGGAAGATTGATAGTTTGTATCCCAAtggattgtaagtcatttttaattaataattgtaattatctttGTGTATTTTGTGAATTCCTTGGACAAATATGTGTTCGGTACAGGATTCTTTGGACGAGCAGGCGTCACAGGGATCGtttgtcccccatggacgtcaggatatcctgactgctgccattgggcgaccagagcACCCTGGCCGTGTTCGTGCTGTTGGAGTCGGTGTCACCataaagcaatactttggatcagcTTCACGAACATCCCGCAGTTCTTCCTCCATGCCTCTTGAAGACCTAGAACAGCTGACCCAACAAATCAGAGACCAACTGGAGGAgtcaatcacagaaaaagtgactcgaaaGATGATGGaatccttcagccagatgcagtcgcAGTTTCAGTCtcagatgcaatcacagggaaTTGCACTACCTCCAGAGCCAgaggttggtccctcaggtccTCGTGTCAgtacaaaggagagttgtgttgctCCCTCAGGGAACAATCCAGGGATGGGTGACTCAGACAAGTGCGGCCTATATATTGAAGAAAATCCTTCCCGcttggttgccctaggaagactttACGAGGGATCCACAACAGTTCACAACATCCCGTTGTTGCATGGccaagtcaaggttggtgttgaggaggttaaagatacAGAGGCAATGTCTCAGAATAAAGCACAGCCATATTCGGGGTGTTTAATCAAAACTTCCCGTTGTATataaagcacgaagatctctctgaaattgcacatggtggtcaatgtctcagcatatcagttatacagttgtggattctgtaagtcattttagattactattaattaccaaagtaattgttttaaattcatacataattaactttgacttaacaacaCAGCcatctgactgagacaagtgtgcgagcggggaattctgatgtgtatggattcctcgagccacagtccattcagagatctggacaatcacaatttgaatccgaaagttacatcaagagttggaTACAGAGTTCAAAACGAGATGTTTACCTTGGAGCCTATCTGAATAGGTAAGTCAAACacaataattgaatttaaataatctatactaCTACAATAAACTATATTCGTCTCTACTGCAGTGGacactggcaaatggtcgtcattctacctaaggaaaacctagttgtctggttttgttctttgcataacaggccagacaactaccttaagggaataattaacaggtcagtattgttttcaatacattttcattggcataactcaacaacatcaatattttaatgttccttaTATTCAACactagtgctttgaaaggacttgatgatactccacaaccgaaatccaaggctgctgctaggtggattgttgttaaggtacgtgatttaaataaaagttctacttatatatattttatgtgtgtgtacactaattgtagttaacgtttaattaatatccaaatttcattatgtatttagtgtaatagacaaaaaggaatcactgaatgtggctactacgtgatgcactggatgtccacgataatcttaggatctttcaggaataattgggagacggtaattgtttattacaaacaaatttggtttttttataattgttattacattattaatttatttttttatttcatcatgcagtattttaatgaagttagaccattggaagcagagagattTAAGGCACTTCGCATACAGTGGGCacaatattatctaaaagttagaaatcaaacataggatgttaggcaactatgtaactttaggttaataaattagtttacgtactttgcattatattttttacaattgttgtttcatcttAACATTGAACAACCTTTGTTGATAGCTAGTTTTTTGCTAAAATCTATTTGAAAACTGAAtacaaatgatatatgttgtgtgctgtgtggtctgattttaaatttacaggttaaattttggttttttgtaaaaacaaagacattatataaaaaaaattcctgaaaacaacatcggttttttataaaaaccgatgttaacgtgggttaacatcgggttttttataaaaaccgatgttaactgtcaatagcaacacattcgttaacatcggttttttaaaaaaaccgatgttaactgtcaacaataacacattcgttaacatcggttttctgtaaaaaaccgatgttaaaattcaataataacacattcgttaacatcggttttttataaaaaccgatgttaacgtgggttaacatcggttttttgaaaaaaccgatgttaacccacgttaacatcggttttcataaaaaccgatgttaactgtgaatagtaacacattcgttaacatcggttttttataaaaaccgatgttaactgtcaacagtaacacattcgttaacatcggttttttataaaaaccgatgttaacgaacgttaacatcggttttctgtaaaaaaccgatgttaactgtcaacagtaacacattcgttaacatcggttttttgtaaaaaccgatgttaacattcaatattaatatacattttctgggtgtaattcatattagcaacatcggttatttatataaccgatgttggtaattttactttaacatcggtttttgaaaaaccgatgttaacgataatattatcaacgtcggtactttcaacatcggttgaaaaaccgatgttgaaagtcataaataaccgatgtagaaagcatattttctaatagtgaaatTGCAAAGTCCAGCAAGGGCATTGTACTGACTCAACGAAAATATGCTCTTTCCTTATTAGAAGATACTGGCTTCCTTGGCTGCAAACCATCTTCTCTTCCAATGTATCCAAATTTAAAGCTCAGCATGCTTAATGGTGAGTTACTGACTGATCCCTCAATGTATAGGCGTTTACTTGGTCATCTAATGTATCTAACTATTTCAAGGCCAGATATTACATTTGTTGTTAACAAACTGAGTCAGTACATGCAGAATCCAAGAACACCTCATCTAGATGTTGTGCATCATCTCCTCCAATACATCAAAGGTACTCCAGGTCAGGGTCTTCATTTTCCAACAAGCAATTCCTTCAACTTGTCTGCCTATGCAGATGCTGATTGGGGAAGTGCTTGGACACACGCAGATCAACATCTGGTTCTTGTGTGTTTTTAGGAGATACCCTAATAtcatggaaataaaaaaaacaacccaTTCTGTCTAAGTCTTCTGTTGAGGCAGAATATCGGGCACTCTCCTCAATATCTAGTGAAGTGATTTGGCTAAGAAGACTTTTACTGCACTTTGAGATTACTATTCCTTCTATCATGTTTTTCTGTGATAGCAAATCTGTCATAGATCTAGCATCCAATCCAGCTCACCATGAACGACCAAAATACATTGATATTGATTATCACTTCATTCGTGAGTTAGTGCAATCCAACATCCTCAAGCTTGTTCATGTGAAATCTCATTAACATTTACTCTCCAACTTAAGGGGGGTATTCTAGTTGTACAAAGGGATGGAAGTTAGTTAGAATAGCTGGCATAGGAAGTTAGTTATTACGGTTGTATAAAGGGATGGAAGTTAGTTAGAATAGCTGGTAATTAGTTAGAATAACTGGCATAGGAAGTTAGTTACTATTATCAGTTAAGCTGATTAAAACACCTTATATATAACATTGTATCTCCTCATTATCCATTAATAAGAATTTGAGAATTCACCTATTACTCATATCTCTTTGTTACTAGTGCATGAGCCCCAAAGTGGTATTCTCACACAAAAATAGTGCTTGTGTAGTGTGTGTAGGTAGAGAGAAATTGTGCCATGGTGTGGGGTGACTCATATCAAATGTACACAACTGctatattaaaaattgatagATACCCCCACCGGTCACCACCACACACAACCCTAGCAAAATTATTTCATTAGACACACAGTAAATAATTACACTTGTCACATTAGTACATtagtacaaattaattaaaaggttcATAATTCAAAATGTCATGAAGTGAATTACATCTTATTGTTGGTGTTAACTTTTGATTTATCGTATTCTTGTAAGAAATTGACACTAGGACCATGCGTGAGTGTGGTCACGAGTACTTATTAACACTACTACTGTGCTTCCTACCAAAAGAACGTACCCTCCTCAACCATAATAATTTTCGGGTAATTGGTAGTTAGTGGCATGGTTTGATATCTCTCAATTAAGAAGACTTTTGAAGGGTGTGCATTTATGGCTGAAATGGAAGTGATACTAATAAAGCAAGTCAAATATCAGGGTCAGGGTGTGGGTGCGTCCTCGTTTCAACGGCAAGAGTATTGGCGTAGTACCAAAGGACACTGTCGTGTATAAAAAAGTTGGCAATTAATGGCATTTTTAGGTCTAACTGACTCTATTCTACTACACTTCTCTTTCATGAGGGTCAATTACTCGGAATAGTGCACGCGAAATTCAAACAAACAGGTTTCTCAATGCATCATGGTAATGGGCCACACACCCCCAAGTCTTATTAATAATATAGCATGGCAATAAAGATTGAAATCTGCCCCCATGTTTCATTGGATGTCATTTTGtgctctttcttttcttcctttttatatGGTTTGCTTTCATGAGGGAATTCAATAACAAAACTCATTAATTGCAAAACTTGGAATACGCGACTTCAGAACCCCAACGGAGAAGAAACTACAAAGGGGCCGTTGTCCGTTGATGATGACACATGAAAATGAATTAATCGAGTCATATATTATGTTCCATATAATATGTCCacttaattaaattcaataatatGTATTCAAATAAGAAAGTAACAACACCTTTTAATGTAAGAAAAAATTGTTAGGAAAATTGTTCACACGTTGAGATCCCAAAAACTCTAAAGTTCCCAGCAAAACCTTAGAGTGTGTGTGAATCTTGGGTTGACAAAAGaggaaacacttttatctttatctataTATAGAATGTGACTCATCAAAGGTTTGAGACCTAATATTAAAGGTTCAATTATCTCATTATGATAGGTTCATTATTCTCGGTCAACCTACATgatcaaataattcacaatCCCTCAAACGTTGAACATGAAAGGTGTTGAACCAAGCCAACCGGTCCAAAACTGATTTTAGAAGTAGCGATATGGTTGATAATATGAAACTAATTAACTAACTAAAACAGGAGTTATGTATAGGAAGCTGTATAGTACAGTTTTGTTTTTGTCGTGGGTGCTACTGGGTAGCTAGCTAGCTGTATAACAATATGATTTTGCATTAATTGGTTTGTTCTTTAATTAGCATTTGGCATTTGGGAAGTGCCAACGAATTGGTAAAGACGTGGATATTTGATGGGGTGGTGGATCGGTTACAGCAGTGAGCCAGTGATCAAAGGCATACACCCACTACAGAAAAGGAAAGCTCGAATATAGGCATCCTAGATAAAGATAACACACGCTCCTTGCTCCTAATTATTTGACATGTTTTCAGATCCCATCTATTATTAGCGTTCTCATGTTTCTATTGTAGTATTACTTTCTAGTGTCCCAGAATTCAGAAACGATGCTCataatatgattaaataatgtaatgtgcaagtataaatataaatatttctaaatgttcaaatttattaaaaaaacataagtataattaattatttgaaccTGTAGTTCCATAACCTAAAAGAGTAGAAATTAAGAATGatctattacttttttttattaggtaaatacttatttttatgtttgaacTTGTTAAGCGTTGACAGTTACATTcctaaaagttgaaaaataaaaattttattttcaaatttgtaaaaaatgcAACAATTTAGTCTTACTGTTAGTTTTTTCTATTACCTCAAATAATTGTGTATACATAGCACTTTCGGTAAAGACGTGGCAGTTAATGATTGTCACATGTCATTTACGTGGATGCCACATgtcaaaaattaactttttaatttgatcTATGAACCTAGTAACTTGTTATCATTTTAATCCCTGAACTTAATCACTTACTGATATTTTGGTCCCTCAGCTTAAAGCATTTTGTCATTTTGGTCCTTTATAAGCTAGTAACATGTTTTGAATGTTAgagtatataatatatacttCTATAAAATTGagcataaaatataattcactCATTATACTCTAAACGAAGAAGGTAGTATTAATTTGTCATGTTGgagtatataatatatatgacatacaaaactaaatataaaatatagttcATCTCTTATCATAGTCAGATAGgagtatacaaaataaaaaaatacaataaaaggtggaaaaaaataaaaatatctaattttgtcttaaattttggtctaataaaatgatcaattttgtatttcttgactttttaatttcctccttaattaaataaatatattaacttttaaaaataaattatttatgggtatctatatatttacataatacacatttttaatttgattcataTGAAAagctaatttaattttcatatctttatttattttcaattcaagTTATATTGTTGTTTGTCACTTTTATAATGTTATTTGTTAGaattttaacttaataaaatataataaataaattaataatgacttcaaatataaaatataatatttctgataattatttttcactcaATTTTCATCACCATAAATATTTGTTATCACTATAAACAAATGTCATTTATCATCATCATGCTAACAATTTATATGTTGTGTgatacttaattaaaaattcaaaagtgcTCTCATAG belongs to Glycine soja cultivar W05 chromosome 5, ASM419377v2, whole genome shotgun sequence and includes:
- the LOC114411460 gene encoding uncharacterized protein LOC114411460, which produces MCSVQDSLDEQASQGSFVPHGRQDILTAAIGRPEHPGRVRAVGVGVTIKQYFGSASRTSRSSSSMPLEDLEQLTQQIRDQLEESITEKVTRKMMESFSQMQSQFQSQMQSQGIALPPEPEVGPSGPRVSTKESCVAPSGNNPGMGDSDKCGLYIEENPSRLVALGRLYEGSTTVHNIPLLHGQVKVGVEEVKDTEAMSQNKAQPYSGCLIKTSRCI